In Amia ocellicauda isolate fAmiCal2 chromosome 7, fAmiCal2.hap1, whole genome shotgun sequence, the genomic window TTGCTATGTAATTGCCTTTTACTGTTACTATATCATTCCTGGAACAGAAAGTATCGTTTTCCTTGTTCCTACAGCAGACAGGACAGCACTTGAACATGGGGGAGTTGCTGTCACACTATTCCAGCACTAACATGCTTAAGGTATGAAGTTGATTTTATGATGCAGGCACATTACAGAAACTCCACTGATATTTCTAAAAAGCCTTCAAACAGCAGATATTTGACCAAATACCATTCGAAACCTATATCTAACAGCTGAACCCCCAATACACAGAATTACACAAATGATGTTGTGGTCCTGTCTGAAAACGTAACATTGTAATTGTAAATAACTGAAAACAGGTAAacgtttgtattttaattttaattaatcatttaataataatcacctTAGCCCTGTGTCTAAGAACTGTTGGACCCTCAAAGGCCTATAACACAACTGTTTACTACCgtggttttatttaaaataccacTTTACactgaatgttttattttaaatgtcatttaatTGTGGTTAAGTCGTATCATCTCTGGTAAATGTAGTTTCCCcaacaataacagcaataataattccCAACAATAATATTGTGCGCATCGACAGTATTTTGTCCACTAGGATATAAAACATCATTAGTTGCATTCACTACATTATGATTAACTCTTGCTATTTTTGCACTGCCGCATAACATGAAATCTCAGCCTCTCAGTGAAATGCGCCAGTTATATTCGACTAGTAGTGTTAGCAGAAAATAAAGCAACGAGGAAACgaaacttaaaacaaataaatacataatttatggTAAAGCAGGGCGAAGGTTTCCCGGTTCGCGGAGCTCCGCCTCTCGTTTGTTTATAGCGCTGTGGTGCTTTCTCGCATTAAGCTTTGGTCTGGGACGTTTGCGTGCAGCGGGCAAAATGACCAACTCGTCTTCGATGCAGACTCTGGGACTTGTGCTTCTCTTTGCAGTTCTCCTGCAAACGATAGCAGTGGCGGTCACTTTTATTTACTTCACCAACTCGCTATCAACGGTAAGGCAAAGGAACAAATACAATGCAAGATGCCTCCTAAAAAACGATGTACTGCTCTACTTGAATATAAGTGTACACGCACAGTATGCAGCACATATCATTATATGCATACAAATTAGCACGACAATTTAAGGAAAAGCAAGCAGTCGAGATTATGTAAGTGCAATATATGAGCCCCTAACGCGGCGAGGAAATGAAGTCCGTAAGGTTAATGAAAAGGTGTTGTGCATGCTCGGGCTGTATACTAGTGACTCAAAATGATAATGCTAGTGGATGAAAGCTTAAACAAAGGctgacagttttgtaaagttTACACCACTCGGTCCTGTTCTCCCGAGGAGCTGTTAAAACGGGGATGTTGCCAATGGGATGAACAATAGAAACTGCGCTAGTGaagggagaagaaaaacaagtctGTTTTAAGGTAGACCCGGAGAGTTGGGGAAACACCGCCAACACAAAAGGAGGCAGTTTCAGTTCAGTCTTTTTCGTCTACGCCTAtgttcattgttgttgtttttcttttttaaacacgACTAATACAATGTAATATCTTTCTAATTGGCAAGCGCTTACATTTGATTTAAACTGTGATGAAAACGAATAGAAATAGGTTTGACTACACCAATAAGTAAAGTGACTTTACATTACATAAAACAATAGATGAACAATTCGGTGCTTTGCGGAAAATCACGAACAGTTCAGTTGTAAATCATACATTTTACTACTTTGAGTGTTTTGAAACATTCACAAATACCACTTCACTTCCAACAACACCGCATATCAGTCCTGTATAGTTACATACTTCGTCAGTaaaccacacaaacaaataccAAACCTGACTAAGTCAAAGGAAggttagtttttagtttttctttgcaGTTTTGCTAACGTGTACACGAAAACCTTTTGACATCAGCAGTTTCTTCAGATATTCTAGAACTAACACTAACATGCAACCCTCAATAAACAATGGATGATTAATACAATACTGTtttatactaataataactgGTGTACGTTTATTTGGGCGCCTTACATatttcaacaattgtatttattcccAGATGAAGGAAACATTTTCTAAAAGCAGTATTTCCTGCCTGATGCGGTCTAATCTGAAGACTCTTCAGGGTGTGACTGCAGAGGAAGGCAATGATGACCCCTGCTGGCAAGTGACACAACAGCTCCATCTCCTGATAGAAAAGGTGTGCAGAATTATGTGCTAATTATTTCACCCCCATTAGTTCTAATTTGCTCAATGTGAATTTCAGCATAAACCTACTAATTTCCACATTCTTTTTTCCACAGACCATGTCAAACCGCTACCAGAAGGAAATATATTCAGCTGTGAAAGGTACATCTATTTGATTATTCTGAGTTTTTTCCATAGTACTGTAGTACTGAAGAAATTAAGATGACACACTCCCTAAAACATGACTGACAATGAATACTGTCGCTGTTTTCCAGGTGAAGTGTCTCAGGTTTTGCCATCCCTGACGATAACGAATCACGACTCGCCACGTCCTGAAATTGCAGCTCATCTGACGGGGAATTTCAGGGGTAATACGGATATAATGGAAAGTAAGTCTGGCATCACCTCAAGGATTAATGCAAGTGTAAATACAGTACATGTTAAAAAGAGATCAAAACAGTCTTACAAATATTCATTGTGTATTGAGTTTAGAGAGACGACCACAGTTTATTAAAATTGTAACCATTACTGACAACTAAAAATATTTAATCGTAACAGATCAGAACAATGCCACAAACTAAAACTCTTTGGCTTGGTTTGTAGATCCAATAAAAAAGACAGTTCATGGTCAGAAGATTCAGTCCTGGGAGTCTGAGAAGGGCCTGGCATTTGTGCATAATCTTCAACTGAGTAACGGTGAGCTCGTCATCCCCCGAGCGGGACTGTACTACATCTACTCCCAGACATACTTCAGACATACCTTAACCTCGGAGGATTCTGAAGTAGCAGATGCATCAATAAGGAACAAACAGATGCTGCAGTACATCTACAAGAAGGTGGCCTCTTATCCTGAGCCAATCCTTTTGATGAAAAATGCAAGGACAACTTGCTGGTCTAAAGACGCAGAGTACGGACTGTATTCCATCTACCAGGCTGGCGTGTTCCTGCTCAATGCCAATGATAGAATATTTGTGTCGGTCAGCAACATCAGCATCATTGACATGGATGAGGAGTCCAGTTTCTTTGGTGTGTTTCTGGTCAGCTAGTGAAAGGTGGTGATATGTTTTTTATGAACTACCTTTTACCATACCCCAGGCACAGAGGGTGTGTTGAAGCAGAAGGTGTGCGTGGAAGACTGTCCACCCAAAAGCTTTTTACTCTGGTGTGAACATCGTCATGTCCAAGGAAGAAAGGAGATGGGAAGAGGGATGTCTGCTGCTCCATGGCCATATTAGATGGGCTTCTGGGCTGGTCTTATGCAAATACTACCTCATGTGTGACTGATAAAAGATGCAACCAGAAGATCTAGAAGTGGATCAGGGGTAAGGAAGGGACCCAAGTTGGTCAGCTGTGTGTTACGGTGCTGTGCCGTATCCGTCAGTGGTAAAGGACTGTGGCTGAAGTGCAAGAAATGGGGGCTTGGATTGTCCCGACTAGTGCAATCTTGAGTGGAGTTCAGGCTGTTACAAAGATACTATGAATGTGTTCAAGTGATAGGGGAAAAAGTGCCATTATTTTATTGTGCTCAGTAATCACCACTACTAAACATCAAACTGTACACAGTCATGGCTTAGATCCATCTTTACAACTGTAGCATTACAAAGCCCTGGGATTTCAATGGGCTTGTAAGAAGAAGAATGACAAAACTTCCCAAATGATGTCAGTGAATTATATAAAGCACTAAACTGCACCAAGGGAATGTAGATAACAACAGGATCATGTTATCAAGTTGTCAAGTCTTGTACCATATTATTAATCTTTTGTACATCTGAGTATATCTTGATTTACTTATGTTCCTTCCAACCTATGGATTAAATAGAGATTACACTGGAAAGAATAAAAAGTCTCAATGGACAAAAGAAGCAAGATGGAACTTTGATGAGAATGTTGTAAAGATATAACAAAAAATTATTGATCCAAGTTCAAACATGAATACAGGATGTCATACTCATTAATACAGTAAAACATGCAATATGTAGCTTTTTCTCCATGTAAATATtccaaaacatatttatttgtcaatAAATCCACAATACATTATTGTAAACAGCATCACTAGAAGTTCTTATCATGTTTAAAGTGAGTGAAAGGAATAATTTACATGCTGTAATTCTTTCCACAAAGAcagtacatttttgtttaaactgaattgcatttattataattataacttgtcagatttaatttaaattagtaaAAAGACTAACTTGTATACATAGCTTTGAGATCACTAAATTGTATGGGTTAAAATCTCATCACTACTGAAAAAGTGCACAATACACATTGAATAGATATTTAAAAATCTCCTCAGATAGCACATTGTATTGAAATCTAtttgctttttgcttttttcaAACTAAATATGTATGCACAGTAAGCACAAAGCCTTAGGAAGAAATCAACATGCTCATCAAATATACAACAGAAACAATATGATTTCTAAAATAATGAGATAATAAAGCAATGCAAAAATGATTACTAACCATTTGTTGTGATTGTTTAAGTATCCCTTTTTAAGTCTGGAATGATTGTACACAGATTAccctggtgttttgtttttatatgtagtGTTCTTTTGTATAATCTGAGGATTTCAATGAAGCAGTCAACCTACAAAGCAGGTATGCCCTtgcttttttgtaataaaaggACATCACCTACATAAAAGCATTATAAGTGAATATCTGGCCACTGCTGTAACAGAATCTGATTAAATTCTCCCACTCATTTGTCCTCCAAAACAAGGGTAGTAAATTTACtttcaaatcaaatctttgTTCTCAACTAGCCTAGTATATCATATAAATCCAAGTATACTGCTCATGTTTAcaaggtttatttatttcttattggtTCTTTTTATTAGTCATATGGGGTGGTGGCGGGGGTGGGAGGATTGGGGGTATTTCAGTTTGACTTATGCGCCAGCAATATAAACAATTGTGTGAATAAATGTGACCGTATTGGCTATGAAGagagtcccccccccccctacacacatacacacacattatattggCCATTCGTGTCCTTGACATAGCCACTATAGTCCAGTGGAAAGCACATTTCAGTACCATGGAGAGTGCATTGGGCTACCTACTGGGAGGCGGGTAGGCAACTCAATTGGATAGTCAACATTATCTGTCAGGTTGGGAGGGTAAGAATTCAGAGCATCAATTATCTTGTTTTCAAGTCCGGATTTTCGGTCAGAGTTGTATAGGCTTTCACATATTTAAAAGGCATTCCTACGTAATCATCAGAAGCAGAAAGCTAGAGTACATGTCTGTTCAAAGGTAATGATTGAACCTCTCTTTCAATCACTACAATGACTAACATTTTATTCTGGAAACCTTGGGTTGCCTTCTCTTGCAAACATTTGAATTGCATGATGTTACCGCTAGGTGGTACAAAACGACAACCAATTGTCGACGTTATTATTTACACAAACAAAACGTGTTGAAATCGTGCTGTTCAATCAAGGTCACGAAGTTTATGTTAAAATCAACAAGAATGTTTTTCTAacaaagtattttcttaaactTCATTTGTGCTGGCAAAATATTATttggtgttattttattttatcgcACACTGTTTCCAACACATTGTATATTAAGTTTTACAGAGCAAGCAACAATCTATACAATAAGCTTCACTCCACCAATTGGcttatgttgtatttttaatgttcttATTGGCATACCGTTTTTGTTATTATAACTGCTAGtttaatgataattataattcATTTGAAAATCGTGCACTCCTTAATTTTGTGTAGCctaattatgaaaaataatgaagCATTTCTTTAGGTGTAAGATTGAAATTActtttgcacattttaaaagcacagCACCATCGTTACCCTCCATctatacacacagacaaagaCAACTTGAAACGTTTACTTTTTAAAGGGATgcattgttttgcttctaaaCATCtgcgcatgtgtgcgtgtgttgatCCTATTTCAAGCAGACCAATGCATCCAGTTAGAGGAGACTGCGGTGGGATCAAGAAGCTACTGAAAACGTgctttcaattttgtatttcatgttttatatGCACCGAAGCGGACTGTAAAAGTCTGTTAGTCGTTTTAGTTCAACGTGTCCAACAATTGGATACATACTGCATCCCGTTACATTTCAAATCCTTCACACGTCCCCCTTGGAAACTGACTAACTGTTTTGGATGataaaagtgtgtgttttcATCATGCCATTAAAACGCAGAAAGCAAGCATCTTCATAACGGTGTATATGGGATCCCGAATAGCTTTTAAGACGCAGCGAACAGGTTCCTGAACACCTTGAAATGAAGTCAAAAATGTTTAAGTAAATCCACTCATACCGACAGATGTTGTAAagcaggtcttttttttttttttttagcacttTTCTCCCAGCCTCGTATCCTTCTTGGTCAAGTGCTATACCCCTTTGCGCCTCAGTGCctgatttcaatgatcatttGAATGAACTCTCCGGATTCAAAGGTGCTCTCCAGTTCTCTCCCTCTGCGTCTGAGATGAGGAGTCTGCGCCCGGGTTGCCGCCTGCACATCTTTGAAACAGAAAGATTAACATCTGGCTTCTGGTCCAGGTTGTAACTAACATGATGCCTATCTGGACGAATCATTCCAACTGTTCATATAACTGCAGTTTGGATGACAGGTACTATATGGACAACGATACTTACAGGGAAACAGACTACCCCGTTCATCTATTCCCCATTCCAATTTTGACAGGAATAACGAGCGCTTGTGTTTTCCTCTTCATAGTAGGAGTTGCGGGGAATTTTATGACTATTGTGATCGTTTCCAAATTCAAGGACATGAGGACGACTACCAACTTTTATCTCTGCAGCATGGCCTTCTCGGACCTGCTCATCTTCCTCTGCATGCCGCTGGACCTGTACAGGATCTGGCGATACCGGCCGTGGAATTTCGGGGACCTGCTTTGCAAACTCTTTCAGTTCATCAGCGAGAGCTGCACTTACTCCACCATCCTCAACATCACCGCGCTCAGCGTGGAAAGGTACTTTGCCATCTGTTTCCCACTCAAGGCCAAAGTAGTCGTGACAAAGGGTCGAGTGAAGGGAATCATATTAGTGCTTTGGATAGTGGCATTTCTCAGTGCGGGACCCATCTTTGTCTTGGTTGGAGTTGAACACGAGAATGGGACGAATGCCTGGGAGACAAATGAGTGCAAAGCGACAGACTATGCCATTCGGTCGGGGCTCCTTACCATCATGGTGTGGGTGTCCAGCATCTTTTTCTTCTTACCTGTGTTTTGCTTGACTGTCCTCTACAGCCTCATAGGCAGGAAGTTGTGGAAAAGGAAGAGGGGCACGATAGGACCCAATATGTCGAGTCGCGATAAGAACAACAAGCAAACGGTCAAAATGCTAGGTAAGATCAACTCcttcaaatattttgtttcCAGTGGTTCAAGTTACAATTCATTGTGTATttttgcatgtatgtatgcatgcatgtatgtaggtATCCTTGTTAATAAACCCATAACTATCGGACCCATTGACTCAGCAACAACTTCTCTGTGGTGCTGCATTCATGCTTAACAAAGAGCAACTGACACATTCAAACAAGAGGGGTGGCAAAATAGTGTAATGAATTCATAATGCAATTGCAATCTATTAGAACATTTCCCTCCCTTGAGAATACAAAGATTACAGAGACAGTAGTTTGATCACCTCCAGCCCACTGGAGAAGATTATGCTGTGAGAACAATTGCTAAAAACTCAATTAAAATCTCAAGAAACTTCATTATATGTTAGtcgtaaaataaacaaaaaccttGTATTTTTGTTGTCTTGGAAAGGTGTTTAATGATCAGGTTTAATTTTgatatgaaatgtaataaatacaacAGTTAAACTGGCGTATTACACCGACATGACGTTGGTAAGTAAGGGGTTAATCTCCAATCAGTTGCTTTTTACATTCACGTCAACACTCTTACTGTGCGGaaatgtgttttctaaattGTTTAGTTATGTAATTATCCGATATGGTTAATTAGCGTTGAATATAGGATGACAGTGATCTATGATCTTTGGTATTTAGTGATGTCTTCTTGGGCTCTCCAAACGATCTCCCCCGCCTCTCTGAAGGATCATTTTCATCCTGGTATTTCTAAGTGTTACAATGTCAGTGACCATCTGGGAAATGCAAGATGTTTCAAACGGCTTTTCTAATTGGAGACATCTCTCACTTATATATGAGCAACAGAGATCTGCGTTCATAAACTAAGCTCACACAAAACAGTCGTGTCACTCTAAGCCCTCAGTGAGATGGGTGTCTTCCAGTTACTAAAATGAATGCTGTGTGCAGATTATTAAAACAATCGAACTTCACATTTGATTCTCCCTACGAGATTAGTATCGTAATGAAAGGAAACCCATATCTTGTCCAGTGTCATAAGTCTGCTTTTGGTTATGACCATTAAATCTCAATAAAACCAAGCAGATGCACCGTTAATCGCCATTCCAGGTTCTAGGTGATAAGCAGGCGATTAGGATAAGACATCTACCATGACACCTGATTTGTCTTGTAATGCACCGAACTGATATGTTGTCATTTGAAAGGACGAATAAAgactttaaattgaatttgactATTCTTGGAATATTGTGTTATATGTGGCATTAACTGTAGCCCTTGTTGCGTTTCCATTTTTGGATCCAGGGAACCATAATTTCCAAATAAATATCCATGTCAGTTTCAAGATATTTGTGATTTGATTGCAAGTCTGCCTCCTTTGCCATATATATGTGAACAACTGCTGAACAAATTGTAATCATAATGCAGACTAAAAGTGAATGTCATATCTACAGGATTTGGTTTGAACTCATTTCAGTTTGCTGCAGCTAAAGATTGGAACCTGTTACAACGGCTAAAGTGGGTGGCTTTAGTCAAAGGGATACACCGGATTGATATGTTTGCTATTTTTGTACAGtgtattgcattattttattaactttatGTTGCTGTGAGAACCTCTTTGCCAAAGTCATTATTAAAAATTAGTATCTTCTCTCTATTGACTTGAAAaaggttaataaataaaatacatttctttatatCAACTGgtaaggtaaataaataaataaaatgaaaggtcACATCTGAACAATAACGCTCCTTGTGGGGGAAACTAAAAGTGTATTTGGACAGAGCAAGAGCAAGCCTATTGATTTTCTACAAGAActgaataattgtttttaacCTTAGGTAAGATAAACAATCTATTTAAGACTATATTACTGtactaaataattattattttcctagAAACTGTTGCAGATTTAAATATTCTCTTACCGTCTTCAGTCCATGTATTATTGTGTGTATTCTAACACTTTTACACAATTGTTTGTGCAGTGATACCTTTGAAGGTACAATCAGTGAGCTTTGTGCTCTCCTTGTATTTCTacctctgtgtttattttaaggTTGTGTATTTTGCATTAACAGGTAAATACTATATGAATGTACCTTCCATAAAGGATTACAGAACATGCTTGTTTCCTGAAGCACACAGCTCACTACCACATTTGTTTCAGTTCTCAGTGTTTCACCAAAGCAATTTCTCCTACTTCCCCCTTGTCTCAATTGTAGCAAGCATGCCACTCATTTTGagcttttcttctctttttttttttttgcagctgTCGTGGTGTTTGCCTTTGTGCTCTGCTGGCTGCCGTTTCATGTTGGACGCTACTTATTTTCCAAGTCATCTGAAGCGGGCCATCCTTTAATGTCCCTGATCAGCCAATACTGCAACCTGGTTTCCTTTGTCCTGTTTTACCTTAGCGCTGCCATCAACCCCATCCTGTACAATATTATGTCCAAGAAATACAGAGTGGCAGCTTGTAAACTCTTTGGACTAAAACAAGCCCCAAGAAGGACAGCTTCCACCATGAAGGATGAAAGTTCTCCAGGCTGGACAGAGTCTAGTGTTAGTACTTGACCACCCCACTTACTATTCATGTTGCAACTAGATTTGGTGTGCCAATGAAAGGAAGCCATACAAACCAGAGCTTTTCATATAAGACAATGCTACCCCTAAGCTTGTATTTCACAAAAGAGGAAGGAACAAGAAACAGAGTTGAAGTGGATTTAGGTGATCATCCAACTGCAAAAAAATGAGCCGATGTACTAGTAAACtgattttttctttaatgtacTGAACTTGATGTGCCTAACTATGCCACAAATCAAGAAAGGGGTTGGAGTAGACACATTTTTGTTATATGATGTTTCCTTTAAAGACTGTTAATGCTGTTTTGTAGATAATGCACACTCACATAAATGGAGCACAGAGTGTTGGGACAGCAGAGaggtattttagaaaatataatCTCCTGTGGTCTATATGATCATCATACCAAAGCAGGTCGGAAATATGCTTTGCAAAAGGTTGTCAGACGCTGGTCTAGATGACAAAACGTTGACGGTAGGGGGCTGCAGTTTCATACTGTCAGTGAATTATTGATTTGGAATCAAAATTAGGAATCCGTATAATATGAAATCCTTAGCACTTTGTCTGCATATCTTAAAGAAGTCATAAAAGAAAGTGCACTTAATATAGTTAAACAACAGAGAATGCATGAAGATGGGGAGACATAGAGATCATGAAAACTACCATCTCATGCCTTGATTGGTAGGTTGATGTACAACTTAATCTATTGGgtggaaaaaatatatgatttaagaTTGGAAAGAAACTATGATATCTTCACAGAAgtttattattaaacaataaGTTTCCTATAACCCATACATCTATTGATACCATTATGttggcattttgttttgttgtgtagtATGTATGAGCCAACATGAAAAATTACCACAAGTTTGTTTGATGTTACAACAGTTAGTGTAGGTGGAGCTAAGCTTATTTTTTAAGATACATTTCTGAATACATACTATAGTACTGATTGCAATAAATGTTTACAGTTGCAGTATGATCTTTATTGTTGGGCATGCAAATTATGAAACTCTTCTGCAAAACTCTCCTTTTTCAGGAATGTGCTATTGTATTTAAAGAATGAAAAGCCCATGCACTACTAGcctacacatgcacacacacacacactcacatttaCAGATAATAATAGGTGTCTAGCTTCAGTGTCTTTTCTTCCTGTTGTATTTGTAATACTGAGAGATGAATgtatcattttaataaaaatctcTCATGGGAAATAATATCATTTCTATTTTTGCAGTGGTTCTTCAGCGAAGTGGGGGAAAtacttaatgtatttatttattgcttatTAATATTGCAGCATAtgcaacatacaaaataaagatgGGATTTGTTTCATTTCAATGTATATATGGTAAGTATGTcagctccaaaaaaaaaaaaggagtacagaaatatacattttcagtgcATTTTAGCACTTGTGTCTCTTGAAATTGTGTTAAGTAGCACTTGTCTTACACAAAACTATGTACTccagaaaataataaagtataatTTTATCAACTTGCCTTTATTCCTATTTATCTTTGGTTATTGCCTAAGCAAAGAAAAAACGTTTTCTAAATTATGACAAGTAATTCAGTTGTCTTTCTTAAACTGCACACTGCAAATTATCCTTTTTCAATTGAGAAAATGAAAGGCACCATACCACTGCCCTCGGGCTAACTGATTGTAATCACagtcatttgtattttgtttttattagaaaCAAAATCTCTAATTTTATTTAAGCAGTTCTATATATCCCCCATATGAAGACGCCCAAAATTGAAACAGACACAGATCTTTtgattaagaaaatatattgaTTACTTGTTTGACTCCCACAGTCAAAACTCCCTGACTCGCTGCTCTATGCTACCTTTCTAactgaagcacattaaggtaAAGGTCAGTGAAACAGTATTTTAGCTAGACACTGTTCCAGCCATACAAAGTGTCAATCTTAGAGATGTTTCAGAAAAGGGTTTCCATTATGCAAGGGCATCAACACAAAATCTCAAATGTGCCCATCTGTTTTATTGCATGGTATATTTAAAGATTTGGAGAACTACATGCAGGATTGTCAACTCCCATGTCTAGTGTCaagtatttgtatttacatttcttctttaaagcatttaatacacaaaataacaaatttAAAACTGGAATTCAGAACAAATGaatgattaatattaatatattgataTGCATTAATTGATTTGGGTCTGAAATTTGAGATAAAAGGTATAGgatgtatgttttgtttgtgaaaCACAATCAAAAGAGGATTGTATGACCTAGACATTTCCAGTACTATTCCTTGGAAGGTTTGCAAGATTTCTCTAGCAATTTTATCCTGAAAAAGATGCTAGCAGTATGCATTTACATAATTAAaagtcatttgtattttttcaaatatattgatCTAAGGTTTACGGCACTTAAATGAATTAGTTATacaccaaaaccaaaaccaaattccaaaatcaataaaatcaatTGGAATCCACCTTcctgtttgcatttatatttattcaaattGAACAACAGTAAGAACAAATCTGAGTATTTCTCTTTCAGTATTAATATATCgatttaaaattacaattacGAATATTTTACCTTGATAGCACTTTAAATTTCAGAACTATGGAAAGTGGTGTATTTTGACTATCATTCAATTAAATTCCTAATTCAAGACTATTTCAAGACTATGTAAATAGAGAACAAAATAGTCACATTAATACACTGTTTAGAGACTTGTCAGactattttgttttccatttacaTAGTCTTGAAACAGATATTTTAGAAGGTGATTTGCTGATTCACTGTTTGGTCCAGAATGTTCAGGAATACAGTTTTGATGATGCTAATATTATTACAGATACCTGGAGAATTCGGATTATGCTTCACTTTGATAATATTAGCTTCATTGAAAACTGTATTCCTGAATGATCTGTAGAAAATcagcaaaatgtaatttatgttaCTTACTTTAACATATTCAGcatatattgatgcatttgttttttattctaaaAAGGCCCAAGAACAGAGACATCCAAAAGCAAGCAATATTACTAGTCCTCCTTTTCTCCCATCTCATCATTCGTAGTGGCAGATACAATTCTGCAAAAATGGAACACGGCTGGGATTTATTCTTAATCTTTAACTCCATCAGGAATAAATCGATAGCCGTTTGAGAAATCACCTTCATTATTCAATTACAAATCTGACTAGACGCATGCATTTCTGCACTCAAACAactgattaaaatacaaaatggcTTTAGTGCCAGAAGTCT contains:
- the tnfsf10 gene encoding tumor necrosis factor ligand superfamily member 10, yielding MTNSSSMQTLGLVLLFAVLLQTIAVAVTFIYFTNSLSTMKETFSKSSISCLMRSNLKTLQGVTAEEGNDDPCWQVTQQLHLLIEKTMSNRYQKEIYSAVKGEVSQVLPSLTITNHDSPRPEIAAHLTGNFRGNTDIMENPIKKTVHGQKIQSWESEKGLAFVHNLQLSNGELVIPRAGLYYIYSQTYFRHTLTSEDSEVADASIRNKQMLQYIYKKVASYPEPILLMKNARTTCWSKDAEYGLYSIYQAGVFLLNANDRIFVSVSNISIIDMDEESSFFGVFLVS
- the LOC136753085 gene encoding growth hormone secretagogue receptor type 1, giving the protein MMPIWTNHSNCSYNCSLDDRYYMDNDTYRETDYPVHLFPIPILTGITSACVFLFIVGVAGNFMTIVIVSKFKDMRTTTNFYLCSMAFSDLLIFLCMPLDLYRIWRYRPWNFGDLLCKLFQFISESCTYSTILNITALSVERYFAICFPLKAKVVVTKGRVKGIILVLWIVAFLSAGPIFVLVGVEHENGTNAWETNECKATDYAIRSGLLTIMVWVSSIFFFLPVFCLTVLYSLIGRKLWKRKRGTIGPNMSSRDKNNKQTVKMLAVVVFAFVLCWLPFHVGRYLFSKSSEAGHPLMSLISQYCNLVSFVLFYLSAAINPILYNIMSKKYRVAACKLFGLKQAPRRTASTMKDESSPGWTESSVST